The Vibrio echinoideorum genome includes a region encoding these proteins:
- a CDS encoding MFS transporter, translating into MFTLQGLPAVMKYEGLNTSQIGLFYLAMLPWVAKFLWSPWIERQRKKEGSLKNHAVIIFGSQLVLIAILAALCIMGTIESQMTLFVGVFVISLFSSFADIATDGLAIDQLEAKKRYLGNVMQVGGSYLGAVFGGGLFIYVTALFDWQTALFGLALLTLLFSIPTLSLFFNSHNQQYVTAIQPSLKASFSNPKVRLGLIFITLSQLGTRGGLSMMMPFLVDSGIQLENLGLLVIGGGVITGLIGVVLGGWLIKKSDALKVLLLMTSFEVIAFSFYLAYDLNITGLGGVIAGVYVVNGIITSAKFVALYTLMMDFAAGNQSGVNFSLFQSMDMFIAIVMAIACGVLIDSLGYSAHFELMLTFSLLAICLIPVLKPTGKTNLASQT; encoded by the coding sequence ATGTTTACGCTACAAGGTTTACCCGCTGTCATGAAATATGAGGGATTAAATACCTCCCAAATAGGCTTGTTCTACCTTGCGATGCTTCCTTGGGTTGCTAAATTTTTGTGGTCACCTTGGATTGAACGACAACGAAAAAAGGAGGGGAGCTTAAAAAATCACGCCGTTATTATCTTTGGTTCTCAACTGGTCTTGATTGCCATACTCGCCGCCCTTTGCATTATGGGGACTATAGAGAGTCAAATGACGCTCTTTGTTGGTGTATTTGTTATCAGCCTCTTTTCTAGCTTCGCCGATATCGCTACCGATGGTCTCGCGATTGATCAGTTGGAAGCAAAGAAAAGGTATTTAGGTAACGTAATGCAAGTTGGGGGATCGTATCTTGGTGCGGTTTTTGGTGGAGGGCTATTTATCTATGTTACTGCGCTGTTCGATTGGCAAACAGCACTGTTTGGTCTGGCTTTGCTGACTTTATTATTCAGCATACCAACGCTTTCTTTGTTTTTTAATAGCCATAATCAACAGTACGTAACAGCAATACAGCCTTCTCTAAAAGCCTCATTTTCTAATCCTAAAGTTAGGCTTGGATTGATATTTATTACCTTGTCACAACTTGGTACTCGAGGGGGGCTATCAATGATGATGCCCTTCTTGGTTGATAGTGGTATACAGCTAGAAAACTTGGGGCTTTTGGTTATCGGCGGCGGTGTTATTACTGGTTTGATTGGTGTTGTTTTAGGTGGGTGGCTGATCAAAAAAAGTGATGCACTCAAAGTCCTACTGCTGATGACCAGTTTTGAGGTCATAGCTTTTAGCTTTTATCTAGCATACGATCTAAATATCACTGGATTGGGGGGGGTAATCGCAGGCGTTTACGTAGTAAATGGTATCATTACTTCAGCGAAATTTGTCGCGCTTTACACTTTGATGATGGATTTTGCCGCAGGTAATCAGTCAGGTGTGAACTTCTCACTTTTTCAATCTATGGATATGTTTATAGCAATAGTGATGGCAATCGCGTGTGGCGTGTTAATTGACTCCTTGGGATATTCGGCACACTTTGAATTGATGCTCACCTTTAGCCTACTCGCAATATGCTTAATCCCTGTATTAAAACCAACCGGGAAGACAAACCTTGCTTCGCAAACCTAA
- a CDS encoding ATP-binding cassette domain-containing protein, whose translation MYLSDKMSVTQALIALLKTEKKRITYTSVSAVLCVFAELATWICLYVALSNYLNTQSLNFYLALMTIAVCVRYFFYAISVWQAHLAAYQIIQTIRQKLVRALSEMPTVKLMQYHRGDLEKRLNDDCQSLEPLIAHHTTDIITGTLLPFVLLGFMVSIDWQLGLIALSPLPLAVIAQTVMMRGFSDRQKKYNQVVANMHKAQLEFLRSIGVMKLFGVDADSYRQLSHNMTKHHKLVNAYTNQMVGAWVTFTTLAQASLVLVIPFAIVKLTQGSLSPVELAMIVILCAGILKPWLDLTQIFGQVQQSFSSLERILPLFSATSDQYFKSVATPYVELCCENLAVKRGSLDIVSGLNLQLSHGECIVIQGASGSGKSSVLATLYGELATYEGDWFINQKTVSSMSDRERSQFISVVDQQPVFFSASIRENLVLGDRLIHDSVILKLLDMLGLSALIEQLPNGLYCSMDETERNFSGGELQRLAIARAMLVCPVILVLDEATSHLDKVTENRVLEAIRKYAPQQIQLVISHGPEALTIANRAFSLSHGQLKEIDLEEAVCA comes from the coding sequence ATGTATCTATCTGACAAGATGAGCGTCACTCAAGCCCTCATTGCACTATTAAAAACGGAAAAAAAGCGTATCACTTATACCAGTGTTAGCGCCGTGTTGTGCGTGTTCGCAGAACTCGCCACTTGGATTTGCTTATACGTCGCATTGAGCAATTATCTGAACACCCAAAGTCTGAATTTCTACTTAGCTCTTATGACCATCGCAGTCTGTGTGCGCTATTTTTTCTATGCAATTTCGGTATGGCAGGCGCATCTTGCTGCTTATCAAATTATTCAGACCATTAGGCAGAAGCTTGTTCGTGCTCTGTCTGAAATGCCGACCGTTAAACTGATGCAATACCATCGTGGAGATTTAGAAAAACGACTCAATGATGATTGTCAGAGCCTTGAGCCTCTTATTGCTCATCATACTACCGATATTATTACTGGAACTTTACTTCCGTTTGTTTTGCTTGGTTTTATGGTTAGCATCGACTGGCAGCTAGGCTTAATCGCATTAAGTCCTCTCCCCCTCGCTGTGATTGCCCAAACAGTCATGATGCGTGGCTTTTCAGATAGACAAAAAAAGTACAATCAAGTCGTTGCGAATATGCATAAGGCGCAACTGGAATTTTTACGCAGCATCGGCGTGATGAAACTTTTCGGCGTTGATGCTGACTCTTACCGCCAGTTAAGCCATAACATGACTAAGCACCACAAGCTGGTTAACGCTTATACCAATCAAATGGTTGGAGCATGGGTCACCTTTACCACCTTAGCTCAAGCGTCTTTGGTTCTTGTTATTCCATTCGCCATCGTAAAATTGACCCAAGGTTCATTAAGTCCAGTCGAGCTCGCAATGATCGTGATTCTTTGTGCCGGCATCCTTAAACCATGGTTGGATCTAACACAGATATTTGGGCAAGTGCAGCAGTCCTTCTCTTCTTTAGAGCGAATACTACCTCTGTTCTCCGCAACGTCGGATCAATATTTCAAATCCGTTGCAACGCCTTATGTCGAGCTTTGTTGTGAAAATTTAGCGGTCAAACGTGGCTCACTCGACATCGTCAGTGGGCTGAACCTTCAGTTATCTCATGGCGAATGCATCGTAATTCAAGGAGCGTCAGGCTCAGGGAAAAGTAGTGTATTGGCAACACTCTATGGAGAACTAGCAACATATGAAGGCGATTGGTTTATTAACCAAAAAACCGTGTCTTCGATGTCCGATAGAGAGCGAAGCCAATTTATCTCAGTTGTAGACCAACAGCCGGTTTTCTTCAGCGCATCAATACGTGAAAACTTGGTCTTAGGAGATCGATTGATACACGACTCCGTGATTCTCAAGCTCCTCGATATGCTTGGACTTTCTGCACTTATCGAACAACTTCCTAATGGTTTGTATTGCAGTATGGATGAAACCGAACGCAATTTTAGTGGAGGGGAACTACAACGGTTAGCCATCGCTCGTGCCATGCTGGTATGCCCTGTCATTCTGGTTTTAGACGAAGCGACTTCCCATCTAGATAAAGTAACGGAAAATCGTGTTCTAGAAGCAATACGTAAATATGCACCGCAGCAAATCCAATTGGTCATCAGTCATGGTCCAGAAGCACTAACCATCGCTAACCGAGCGTTTTCATTATCACACGGTCAACTTAAAGAAATTGACCTTGAGGAGGCCGTCTGTGCGTAA
- a CDS encoding HD-GYP domain-containing protein, producing MGSIKITVDRIQPGLHIRLPGKWNEHPFLFNSFKIKDDDQVKVIRHLGIKHVYINLNQSDTSPLPPNHEGELESDSDLQVRLETERMWKDKHERIETLSSYRRKVSHCEKEFERSLARMRSIMTKIRNRPLDAVGEVKSLVDDIVETLLSDDNITLHLMNGKADFEDLYFHTLNVSVVALMIGKAKGYNTQQLKDLSFAALFHDIGKIKIPVAILRKQTALTVPEENYLKLHTKYGVDIAAGIDDFPESAKKVIAQHHEMNDGSGYPEGLTEDDIDEFAKIVAVANAFDNLCHGKGQPQQKIPYLALSHLYKNCKHLYSQDNLSLLVKFMGVYPPGTVVQLSNDSIGIVISVNAKHMLYPNVLIYDPSVPRTQAPIIDLLTKEIKIVNAVHPSKLPEQVREYLNPRARLSYFFDNNE from the coding sequence ATGGGCAGCATAAAGATTACCGTAGACCGCATTCAGCCCGGTTTACATATACGACTCCCTGGAAAATGGAATGAACACCCATTTTTGTTTAACAGTTTTAAAATCAAAGATGACGATCAAGTAAAGGTAATCCGACATCTTGGGATTAAACACGTCTACATAAACCTTAATCAAAGCGATACATCGCCATTACCTCCAAATCATGAAGGGGAGTTGGAAAGCGATAGTGATCTACAAGTTCGTCTTGAAACAGAAAGGATGTGGAAAGATAAGCATGAACGTATCGAGACGCTAAGCTCTTATCGACGTAAGGTCAGTCATTGTGAGAAAGAGTTCGAACGCTCTCTTGCTCGAATGCGTTCTATCATGACAAAGATTCGTAATAGGCCTTTAGACGCGGTAGGGGAAGTTAAGTCTCTTGTTGATGATATTGTCGAAACACTATTAAGCGACGACAACATCACCTTACATTTAATGAACGGCAAAGCTGATTTTGAAGATCTTTACTTTCACACATTAAACGTTTCAGTTGTTGCCCTGATGATAGGTAAAGCTAAAGGTTACAATACACAACAATTGAAAGACCTTTCTTTTGCTGCGTTGTTTCATGATATTGGAAAAATCAAAATACCAGTAGCAATACTAAGAAAGCAGACGGCGCTAACGGTTCCTGAAGAAAACTACTTAAAGCTTCATACTAAGTATGGAGTAGATATAGCTGCAGGAATTGACGACTTCCCCGAAAGTGCTAAGAAGGTGATAGCGCAACATCATGAAATGAATGATGGTTCAGGTTATCCAGAAGGCTTAACAGAAGATGACATTGATGAGTTTGCTAAGATAGTCGCAGTGGCCAATGCATTCGATAATCTTTGCCATGGTAAAGGGCAACCTCAACAGAAGATCCCTTATCTAGCACTGTCCCACTTATATAAGAATTGCAAACATCTATATAGTCAGGACAATTTGAGTTTGCTGGTAAAGTTTATGGGAGTGTACCCTCCAGGAACTGTAGTTCAGCTTTCTAATGATTCTATTGGGATCGTAATTTCAGTTAATGCGAAACATATGCTTTATCCGAATGTATTGATTTATGATCCTAGTGTGCCAAGAACTCAAGCTCCGATTATTGACCTGCTTACTAAAGAGATAAAAATCGTTAATGCAGTCCATCCAAGCAAACTACCTGAACAAGTGAGAGAGTATTTAAACCCAAGGGCTCGATTATCTTACTTTTTTGATAATAACGAGTAG
- a CDS encoding helix-turn-helix transcriptional regulator has product MSNIVKSLSLVSGLEGTLDVVALDDGVNAYIVNCKATMDIQFNDPADAGFYISFAGTNYAYSPKYPDYPAASFASRCIASLLLDPEPVNPIELAEGGRIENIRIHFPLHHSLTKNLLPQSGKSSFKPFDLYETGWQMPLTGEVLNVAKSVWSNNFQGIARTVWLRGKILELLALLMVHKEPKSLAEQACDLIATQPHIDWNIPCLSKELATNECYLKQSFREQFNMGVASWIQAYRINLAKERLTNSNESITNIALDLGYQSGSYFSKVFKQHSGLTPKAFRSRLLGE; this is encoded by the coding sequence ATGAGTAATATCGTGAAGAGCTTAAGCTTAGTTAGCGGCTTAGAGGGAACACTTGATGTTGTAGCTCTCGATGATGGTGTGAATGCCTACATAGTTAACTGTAAAGCGACAATGGACATTCAATTCAACGACCCAGCAGATGCTGGGTTCTATATAAGCTTTGCTGGCACCAACTATGCCTACAGTCCCAAATATCCAGATTACCCAGCGGCATCTTTTGCTTCTCGATGCATTGCATCGCTTTTGCTTGATCCTGAACCAGTCAACCCAATTGAATTAGCAGAAGGAGGTCGAATTGAGAACATTCGAATCCACTTCCCGTTACACCATAGCTTGACTAAAAACTTACTTCCCCAAAGTGGAAAATCATCATTCAAACCTTTCGATCTTTATGAGACGGGTTGGCAGATGCCACTAACAGGGGAGGTCCTCAATGTTGCTAAATCAGTTTGGAGCAATAATTTTCAAGGTATTGCCCGGACGGTGTGGTTAAGAGGTAAAATATTAGAGTTATTAGCACTACTCATGGTGCATAAAGAACCTAAATCTCTAGCAGAGCAAGCCTGTGACCTTATCGCAACGCAACCTCATATCGATTGGAATATACCATGCTTATCTAAGGAGCTTGCAACTAATGAGTGTTATTTAAAACAATCATTTAGAGAACAGTTCAACATGGGTGTTGCAAGTTGGATACAGGCTTATCGCATCAATCTTGCTAAAGAGCGTTTAACCAATTCTAATGAATCAATTACCAATATCGCCCTAGATTTGGGCTATCAAAGTGGCAGTTATTTTTCGAAGGTCTTCAAACAGCACTCCGGGCTTACGCCAAAAGCATTTCGAAGCCGTCTGTTAGGAGAGTAA
- a CDS encoding VOC family protein, whose protein sequence is MLTVTPYLFFDGRCNEALEFYHKCFGGVVLSKQLFSDAPQVIEGAQPDWVMHAEFEAFGMKLMMSDGVKAKELEGNNLALSLVTEDTATQEQIFEKLKQGGRIMTPLADTFWGARFGKVEDKFGIRWMVHCDSLS, encoded by the coding sequence ATGCTGACAGTAACCCCTTACTTATTTTTTGATGGTCGTTGTAATGAAGCGTTGGAGTTTTATCACAAATGTTTTGGTGGTGTGGTTTTATCGAAACAACTGTTTAGTGACGCACCACAGGTAATAGAGGGTGCTCAGCCTGATTGGGTTATGCACGCAGAGTTTGAAGCATTCGGTATGAAGCTTATGATGTCAGATGGCGTCAAAGCCAAAGAATTAGAAGGAAACAATCTTGCACTCTCTCTTGTTACTGAGGATACCGCGACGCAAGAGCAGATCTTTGAAAAGCTAAAGCAGGGTGGGCGTATTATGACACCGTTAGCTGATACTTTTTGGGGAGCTAGGTTTGGTAAAGTAGAAGACAAGTTCGGTATACGTTGGATGGTACACTGTGATTCTTTAAGTTAA
- a CDS encoding TonB-dependent receptor, which translates to MYNISSPRTVIASAILTIMGSSYSYAEEILPVMEVVVVEATKFDTPLTQVNNSVVVKTGEELEKAGIYQVKDLEMVFPGLLIQTRGNRTYANTTVRGISSPDYYSPAVSIYVDGILQDNAFVTQPLINVEKVELLRGPQGTLYGGNAQGGVINIVTRREVDSTEVKTSALYSNLSQQIDTVVSTRLSDSLSADIAARYVYDEGDIKHAASEKKDANDADEKSVKVRLHYLPNDSKLSATLSISTDKLDSHEEWYLTEREHDSGVKDAPIPKLKRDVNTFALNLGYDLGSSQITSITAYQTREIDRKYVYGNYQEDQNKFSQELRLNQQYNDRFSYVLGGYLESRRLDVSANSARNKLDYDTYALFGQANYQFVPQWDLTLGARASYLKVNSNFNGNPAWGINPFNKEQTESTVSPKAAIGWQANEQTRIYASVTSGYRPGGYNVVPLSNADANGYDAENSLNGELGWRTSFANQKVDFSGALYWIKTEDIQLYTGTPGNQTLKNMGEAVSKGIETELAFYLTDDLTITAAGTYGRSTFESNNSTFEGNRLPYAPDTTATFGFNYYLPVTGVQGDISINSQARYNSKIHFNEANSLSQSAYTLVDLSINYDYNQDLSISLFSNNITDKEYTTYAFSYGQTYSNYGTGREIGVKAKYEW; encoded by the coding sequence ATGTACAATATATCTTCGCCGCGCACCGTTATTGCTAGCGCTATTCTGACTATTATGGGCTCTTCATATTCTTATGCTGAAGAAATTCTGCCAGTAATGGAAGTGGTTGTTGTTGAGGCGACTAAATTCGATACTCCCTTAACACAAGTGAATAACTCTGTTGTAGTCAAAACAGGAGAGGAGCTCGAAAAAGCAGGTATCTATCAAGTAAAAGATCTGGAGATGGTGTTTCCTGGGTTACTCATACAAACTCGCGGGAATCGAACTTACGCCAACACCACCGTGCGTGGGATTAGTTCACCAGACTATTACTCTCCTGCCGTAAGTATTTATGTGGATGGTATCCTTCAGGATAATGCTTTTGTTACTCAGCCGCTTATTAACGTAGAAAAAGTTGAATTGCTGCGCGGCCCGCAAGGGACACTTTATGGTGGTAACGCGCAAGGCGGTGTAATTAACATCGTAACTCGTCGTGAAGTTGATTCCACAGAAGTTAAGACTTCAGCTTTATATTCTAATTTAAGCCAGCAAATTGATACTGTCGTATCTACCCGTTTATCAGACTCTCTTTCTGCGGATATTGCCGCCAGATACGTCTACGATGAAGGTGATATTAAGCATGCCGCTAGTGAAAAAAAAGACGCAAACGATGCGGATGAAAAATCGGTAAAAGTTCGACTTCATTACTTACCAAACGACTCCAAACTTAGCGCAACCCTATCTATTTCGACTGATAAACTTGATAGTCATGAAGAATGGTACCTCACTGAACGTGAACATGATTCTGGCGTAAAAGATGCGCCTATTCCTAAACTGAAGCGAGACGTAAATACTTTTGCTTTAAATCTTGGTTACGATTTAGGTTCATCACAAATCACGAGTATCACAGCTTATCAAACACGCGAAATAGATCGGAAATATGTATATGGCAACTACCAAGAAGATCAAAATAAGTTCAGCCAAGAATTGCGGTTAAATCAACAATACAATGATCGTTTTAGCTATGTACTCGGTGGCTACTTGGAATCTCGCCGTTTAGACGTTTCGGCAAACAGTGCACGAAACAAGTTGGATTATGACACTTACGCGTTGTTTGGGCAGGCAAACTACCAATTTGTACCACAGTGGGACTTAACGCTTGGAGCTCGAGCTTCATACCTAAAAGTAAATTCTAATTTTAACGGAAACCCAGCATGGGGGATTAACCCTTTTAACAAAGAGCAGACAGAATCGACTGTCTCGCCAAAAGCCGCAATTGGTTGGCAAGCGAATGAGCAAACTCGAATTTATGCATCGGTAACAAGTGGTTACCGCCCAGGGGGATACAACGTCGTCCCGTTAAGTAATGCAGATGCAAATGGTTATGATGCTGAAAATTCACTTAATGGTGAACTGGGGTGGCGCACCAGTTTTGCGAATCAAAAAGTCGATTTTAGTGGTGCATTGTACTGGATCAAAACGGAAGATATTCAGCTATATACTGGTACACCTGGCAATCAGACTCTCAAAAATATGGGGGAGGCTGTGAGCAAAGGTATTGAAACCGAGCTGGCATTTTACCTAACCGACGATCTCACGATAACCGCAGCGGGGACTTATGGACGTTCAACATTTGAATCAAACAATAGTACATTTGAAGGCAATCGACTGCCATATGCACCGGACACGACAGCAACATTTGGCTTCAACTATTACTTGCCAGTAACGGGAGTCCAAGGGGATATTTCGATCAATTCTCAAGCTCGCTATAATTCCAAGATTCACTTTAACGAAGCCAATTCACTATCGCAAAGCGCGTACACTTTGGTCGATTTATCAATTAACTATGACTATAACCAAGACCTGTCTATTTCGCTCTTTAGCAACAATATCACAGACAAAGAATACACCACCTACGCGTTCTCTTACGGACAAACCTACAGTAATTACGGTACTGGTAGAGAGATCGGTGTGAAAGCGAAATATGAGTGGTAG
- a CDS encoding ABC transporter ATP-binding protein, whose amino-acid sequence MRNTLKLLDHADINPKTFLVGIAGKVLSEILPLICWLLVFGALTQTLLLPLEALFAISLITVVVQWRLGQSTKQSFLGAYDITHQLRKVLLHDIRSQPFSKIVGQGLGERIKLITRDLKAFEDIFSHLIADLVSALVVPFAMLCVMLFCSPYLASLMLIVMVNASLLLWKFEDDFSKKAQRHVDKNASCTNKLLEYIACLPTLKRFGRSEVLATPLSQELADLRKTGLGVEWAGGIGVILASLLLELSIPMVAGLGAYLNSIGNLTIGEWLVSIISAVACIRPFVRMAIFSTLLRYMAKSADRLYFLSQEPQQPVHGVQAHHHDIEFKAVELTLDGNTILKDINLQVPYGQHIALVGTSGAGKTTLLDLLAAFHIPTHGTVKIGGSTVEATGTMYWYQQISYVTQNVQLFAGTLKDNLLIAKTDASLQELETAITTAGLDELLARLPQGLNTEINENGKDLSGGERQRLSLARALLHDAPIVLLDEFTSALDHPKQQEILQSITESFASKTMITIAHRLDTIADADCIYLMSQGRIDDFGSHEQLITTSSHYQSLWEAQHNN is encoded by the coding sequence GTGCGTAACACGCTCAAGCTACTCGATCACGCTGATATCAATCCAAAAACGTTTTTGGTTGGTATTGCAGGTAAGGTACTCAGTGAGATCCTGCCATTAATTTGTTGGCTACTGGTATTCGGAGCCCTTACCCAAACATTGTTACTTCCTCTTGAAGCCCTATTCGCAATTTCACTTATCACGGTTGTCGTTCAGTGGCGGTTAGGGCAATCCACCAAACAGAGCTTCTTAGGCGCTTATGACATTACCCACCAACTGAGAAAAGTACTACTACATGACATTCGCAGCCAACCGTTTTCCAAGATAGTAGGTCAAGGTCTGGGAGAGCGCATTAAGCTAATCACTCGTGACTTAAAAGCATTCGAAGACATTTTTAGCCACTTAATTGCTGACTTGGTCTCGGCTCTAGTGGTTCCGTTCGCGATGCTTTGTGTAATGCTATTTTGCTCACCTTACCTTGCTTCACTTATGCTGATTGTTATGGTGAATGCGAGCCTATTATTGTGGAAATTCGAAGATGATTTTTCCAAAAAAGCACAGCGCCATGTCGATAAAAACGCTTCTTGCACCAACAAGTTGCTCGAATACATTGCTTGTTTACCCACGCTAAAACGCTTTGGTCGTAGTGAAGTATTAGCGACGCCACTTAGTCAAGAATTAGCTGACTTGCGCAAAACAGGGTTAGGGGTTGAATGGGCTGGAGGAATAGGCGTTATTTTAGCAAGCTTGTTGCTTGAGCTTTCTATTCCAATGGTCGCAGGTCTTGGTGCTTACCTAAATAGTATTGGCAACCTTACTATCGGGGAGTGGTTAGTTTCGATCATTTCTGCGGTTGCTTGTATCCGACCATTTGTGCGAATGGCCATTTTCTCTACGTTGTTGAGATACATGGCAAAATCTGCAGATCGCTTGTATTTCTTGAGTCAAGAGCCACAACAACCTGTGCATGGTGTTCAAGCGCATCATCACGATATCGAATTCAAAGCGGTTGAGTTAACTCTGGATGGCAACACCATTCTTAAAGACATCAATTTGCAGGTTCCATATGGTCAACATATTGCGCTTGTTGGTACTAGTGGAGCAGGAAAAACCACGCTGTTGGACTTGCTCGCGGCATTCCATATTCCAACTCACGGGACAGTAAAAATTGGAGGCAGTACGGTAGAAGCTACTGGGACAATGTACTGGTATCAGCAGATCTCCTACGTAACCCAAAATGTGCAATTGTTCGCAGGGACGTTAAAAGACAACTTGCTCATCGCCAAAACAGACGCAAGCCTTCAAGAATTGGAGACAGCAATCACAACCGCAGGACTTGATGAGCTGCTCGCCCGCTTGCCACAAGGGCTAAACACCGAAATAAATGAGAATGGCAAGGATTTATCGGGTGGAGAACGTCAACGCTTGTCCCTCGCAAGAGCGTTACTCCATGATGCGCCAATTGTGTTGCTCGATGAGTTTACATCTGCTCTCGACCACCCTAAGCAACAGGAAATACTGCAAAGCATTACCGAGAGTTTTGCATCTAAAACCATGATCACGATAGCGCATCGTTTGGACACCATTGCTGATGCCGATTGCATCTATTTGATGAGCCAAGGTCGCATTGATGATTTTGGCTCGCACGAGCAATTAATCACAACCTCTTCGCACTACCAGTCTCTGTGGGAAGCTCAACATAATAATTAA